A genome region from Physeter macrocephalus isolate SW-GA chromosome 4, ASM283717v5, whole genome shotgun sequence includes the following:
- the PKP1 gene encoding plakophilin-1 isoform X1, which produces MFHLKQLADPRLPLGSTYDVLADGYNGCGTTSRSSYYSKFQAGNGSWGYPIYDGTLKREADNRRFSSYSQMETWGRQYPRSSCNPPGAGSDICFLQKIKASRSEPDLYRDPRGTLRKGAPGGKGSRTAQNRYSIYSTYSGQKAVRRYPVRPPSCVSKQDPVYVQPASCTRDQSFGHSMASSKICSEDMECSGLTIPKAVQYLCSQDKKCQVIGAYYIQHTCFQDESAKQQVYQLGGICKLVDLLRSPNQNVQQAAAGALRNLVFRSTTNKLETHRQSGIREAVSLLRRTGCTEIQKQLTGLLWNLSSTEELKEELISEALPVLADRVIIPFSGWCDGNSNLPQEAVDAEVFFNATGCLRNLSSSDKGRQIMRNYAGLIDSLMAYIQSCVKASRCDDKSVENCMCILHNLSYRLDTEVPTRYRQLEYGGRDAYTEKSSTGCFSGRGHRMSNNNSDCPLPEEEPHPKGSGWLCHSNAIRTYLSLMGKSKKDATLEACAGALQNLTASKGLMSSDMSQLIGLKEKGLPHIANLLQSGNSDVVRSGASLLSNMSRHPPLHRVMGNQVFPEVTRLLTSHTGHTSNSEDILSSTCYTVRNLMASLPGMAKQHFSSGMINNVINLCRSSASPKAAEAARLLLADMWCSRELQGVLRQQGFDRSVLGPLAAARSLRSSTSRV; this is translated from the exons ATCTACGATGGGACCCTTAAGCGGGAGGCAGACAACAGGCGCTTCAGCTCCTACAGCCAGATGGAGACCTGGGGCCGGCAGTACCCCCGCAGCAGCTGCAATCCCCCCGGGGCCGGCAGCGACATCTGCTTCCTGCAGAAGATCAAGGCCAGCCGCAGCGAGCCCGACCTCTACCGCGACCCCCGAGGCACCCTGCGCAAGGGCGCGCCGGGCGGCAAAGGCTCCAGGACCGCCCAGAACCGCTACAGCATCTACAGCACCTACAGCGGCCAGAAGGCGGTCAGGAGGTACCCGGTGCGCCCGCCCTCCTGTGTGTCCAAGCAGGACCCCGTGTACGTCCAGCCCGCCTCCTGCACCAGGGACCAGTCCTTCGGTCACTCAATGGCCAGCTCCAA GATCTGCAGCGAGGACATGGAGTGCAGCGGGCTGACCATCCCCAAGGCCGTGCAGTACCTGTGCTCCCAGGACAAGAAGTGCCAGGTCATCGGGGCCTATTACATCCAGCACACCTGCTTCCAGGATGAGTCTGCCAAGCAGCAG GTGTACCAGCTGGGCGGCATCTGCAAGCTGGTGGACCTCCTCCGCAGCCCCAACCAGAACGTGCAGCAGGCCGCGGCCGGGGCCCTGCGCAACCTGGTGTTCCGTAGCACCACGAACAAGCTGGAGACTCACAGGCAGAGCGGTATCCGCGAGGCCGTCAGCCTCCTGAGGAGGACCGGCTGCACGGAGATCCAGAAGCAGCTGACCG ggctgctCTGGAACCTGTCCTCCACCGAGGAGCTGAAGGAGGAGCTGATCTCGGAGGCCCTGCCCGTCCTGGCTGACCGGGTCATCATCCCGTTCTCCGGCTGGTGCGACGGCAACAGCAACCTGCCCCAGGAGGCCGTGGACGCTGAGGTCTTCTTCAACGCCACCGGCTGCCTGAG GAACCTGAGCTCCTCGGACAAGGGGCGCCAGATCATGCGCAACTACGCGGGTCTCATTGACTCCCTCATGGCCTATATCCAGAGCTGCGTGAAGGCCAGCCGCTGCGACGACAAG TCTGTGGAGAACTGCATGTGCATCCTGCACAACCTCTCCTACCGCCTGGACACCGAGGTGCCCACCCGCTACCGCCAGCTGGAGTACGGCGGCCGCGACGCCTACACCGAGAAGTCCTCCACCGGCTGCTTCAGCGGCAGGGGCCACAGGATGTCG AACAACAACTCCGACTGCCCGCTTCCGGAGGAGGAGCCCCACCCCAAGGGCAGCGGCTGGCTGTGCCACTCGAACGCCATCCGCACCTACCTGAGCCTCATGGGCAAGAGCAAGAAGGACGCCACCCTGGAGGCCTGCGCCGGTGCCCTGCAAAACCTGACCGCCAGCAAGGGGCTG ATGTCCAGCGACATGAGCCAGCTGATCGGGCTGAAGGAGAAGGGCCTGCCCCACATCGCCAACCTCCTGCAGTCGGGCAACTCCGACGTGGTGCGGTCCGGAGCTTCCCTGCTGAGCAACATGTCCCGCCACCCCCCGCTGCACAGGGTGATGG ggAACCAGGTGTTCCCAGAGGTGACCAGACTCCTCACCAGCCATACCGGCCACACCAGCAACTCGGAGGACATCCTGTCCTCGACCTGCTACACCGTGAGGAACCTGATGGCATCGCTGCCGGGCATGGCCAAGCAGCACTTCTCCAGCGGCATGATCAACAATGTCATCAACCTGTGTCGCAGCAG CGCCTCCCCCAAGGCTGCAGAGGCCGCCCGACTCCTCCTGGCCGACATGTGGTGCAGCAGGGAGCTGCAGGGGGTCCTCAGACAG CAAGGTTTCGATAGGAGCGTGCTGGGACCCCTAGCCGCGGCCAGGAGCCTCAGGAGCTCCACCTCCCGGGTCTAG